The following proteins are encoded in a genomic region of Clostridium kluyveri:
- a CDS encoding nitrogenase component 1 yields the protein METSLREFYKNSYLYDRVPYIHKFTPSGKVAGAIFAISTIENAIPILHGSSGCGFHYRYVCRRSWKPAYNLKCTGLKETDIIMGGSEKLKEAIIETAKKYSPSLIGIIPASSVDMTGDDIEGVIRELQPQITCKLLFVKSKKISHADKRGNARKSFCKNNTDNKKIHDGNLKSCGFSEAMEVIVENVMKPQEVDNTLINICGFYWGIHEDAMVNGIKKELEKMGIKINAFIPNCSVEELETAPRAALNIITSRVKWVIKMKELYGTEFMIVKNEDYGYGGLNGIEEFYIDIAKKIGAYERLGRYLNERKVHIQERVEKKLLKMSKYTCAIYCEDFRDIYKLIYFYGCVLKLKIKYVVVTVKQNGYMSLFSKDTLFEMAKENILEGLNELDYEVNWKINFDIEKIITFEESADLCIGDTHIQNPKHINPPSFIPLDFNNYEKFILHYIDMINRTVFREDKSLLLDNYNGVNVNEEVSKKMWDILWLQRGGK from the coding sequence ATGGAGACAAGTTTGAGAGAGTTTTATAAAAATAGTTATCTATATGATAGAGTTCCATATATTCATAAGTTTACACCAAGTGGAAAGGTTGCCGGAGCAATATTTGCAATTTCAACAATTGAAAATGCCATTCCTATTTTACATGGTTCTAGCGGATGTGGATTTCATTACAGATATGTTTGCAGAAGGAGCTGGAAGCCAGCATATAACCTGAAATGTACGGGCTTAAAGGAAACAGATATTATAATGGGGGGAAGTGAAAAATTAAAGGAAGCAATTATTGAAACGGCGAAAAAATATAGTCCATCATTAATTGGCATTATTCCAGCATCCTCTGTTGATATGACCGGAGATGATATAGAAGGAGTTATTAGAGAGTTACAGCCTCAAATTACTTGTAAGCTATTATTTGTTAAATCAAAAAAGATTTCACATGCTGATAAGAGAGGTAATGCAAGAAAAAGTTTTTGTAAAAATAACACTGATAACAAAAAAATTCATGATGGTAATTTAAAAAGTTGTGGGTTTTCAGAAGCTATGGAGGTAATCGTTGAAAATGTAATGAAACCTCAAGAAGTAGACAATACTCTTATAAACATATGTGGTTTTTACTGGGGAATTCATGAAGATGCCATGGTAAATGGTATAAAAAAAGAATTGGAGAAGATGGGAATAAAAATAAATGCGTTTATACCAAATTGTTCTGTTGAAGAACTAGAAACAGCACCTAGAGCAGCACTTAATATAATAACAAGCCGTGTTAAATGGGTAATAAAAATGAAAGAATTATATGGAACGGAATTTATGATAGTCAAAAACGAAGATTATGGCTATGGAGGTCTAAATGGAATTGAAGAATTTTATATAGATATAGCTAAGAAAATTGGAGCTTATGAGAGATTAGGCAGGTACTTAAATGAGCGAAAAGTTCATATTCAGGAGAGGGTAGAAAAAAAATTGCTTAAGATGAGTAAATACACTTGTGCTATATATTGTGAAGATTTTAGAGATATATATAAATTAATTTATTTTTATGGCTGCGTGTTAAAACTAAAAATAAAATATGTAGTTGTTACAGTTAAACAAAATGGGTATATGAGTTTATTTTCTAAAGATACATTGTTTGAGATGGCAAAAGAAAATATACTAGAAGGTTTAAATGAATTAGATTATGAGGTTAATTGGAAAATTAATTTTGATATAGAAAAAATCATTACATTTGAAGAAAGTGCAGATTTATGCATAGGGGATACACATATTCAAAATCCTAAACATATTAATCCACCATCATTTATACCATTAGATTTTAATAATTATGAAAAATTCATACTTCATTATATAGATATGATCAATAGAACTGTATTTCGTGAGGATAAGAGCTTACTTTTAGATAATTATAATGGTGTGAATGTCAATGAGGAGGTAAGCAAAAAAATGTGGGATATTCTCTGGCTGCAGAGAGGAGGAAAATGA
- a CDS encoding MGDG synthase family glycosyltransferase: MGINIFKSIFVFFLLSLLNTVWYLFLPRDKFYEDNFFFRERKWEEKGLFYQRFFKVKQWKGILPELGNFLPEVFKKKKMVSLDKEYVKQFITETCRAEICHWSIIFTVFLYFLYQVNWVNTVMLAVAVLVNIPFVIIQRYNRPRMAAIMKRPDRNSNKIKKCKVKHIPFMYTGKILFISADNTGNGHKSITEALRHQIKKLDATKHLEVVDGFSMGNYFFRFLSKLYSPIAVNAPLIWGWVYRLSNHMVNTINVMCSRIIKKKLLQLMKEIKPDIIISVHAVFTGSVTRILEKKHMEIPVISFIADLDNVSNLWADSRAKYILCPTKEAEDKMKSLGIPSERLKVVGFPVREEFCSDIPDIDIEVKDSANGSISVLFINGSQGSRQVLKMAKKLLKNGKCNVTIIAGKNEALRKKLEKQLAEYSEEQVSIIGFTKEIKKYMTKADILILRASPNVLMEAVNLCKPIIITGALKGQEEKNPEFIEKYQLGCICENYKKISSVIQELYAFNQKKIVYLKNNMARFRNPKAAYNIAVFIIQQCNQQIKEYRNTKEIKSNPVIHDIISQ, translated from the coding sequence ATGGGAATAAATATTTTTAAAAGTATATTTGTATTTTTTTTATTATCCTTATTAAATACTGTGTGGTATCTTTTTTTACCAAGAGACAAATTTTATGAAGATAACTTTTTTTTTCGGGAAAGAAAATGGGAAGAGAAAGGACTGTTTTACCAAAGGTTTTTTAAGGTAAAGCAGTGGAAAGGCATATTGCCTGAGTTGGGGAACTTTCTTCCAGAAGTGTTTAAAAAGAAAAAAATGGTATCTTTAGATAAAGAGTATGTTAAGCAATTTATTACAGAAACCTGCAGAGCTGAAATATGCCATTGGAGTATTATATTCACGGTGTTTCTGTATTTTCTATATCAAGTAAATTGGGTAAATACTGTGATGTTGGCAGTGGCAGTTTTGGTAAATATTCCATTTGTTATAATACAAAGGTACAACCGCCCAAGGATGGCTGCAATAATGAAAAGGCCGGACAGAAATAGTAATAAAATAAAAAAGTGCAAAGTTAAGCATATACCCTTCATGTACACCGGCAAAATATTATTTATCTCAGCTGATAATACCGGAAATGGGCATAAAAGTATTACAGAGGCCTTGAGGCATCAAATAAAAAAGCTGGATGCTACGAAACATTTGGAAGTGGTGGATGGATTTTCAATGGGGAATTATTTCTTTAGGTTCTTGAGTAAGTTATATAGCCCTATAGCCGTAAATGCTCCCCTTATATGGGGATGGGTATACAGACTTTCTAATCACATGGTAAATACTATTAATGTAATGTGTTCTCGGATCATTAAGAAGAAGCTGCTTCAATTGATGAAGGAGATAAAGCCTGATATTATTATTTCAGTCCATGCGGTTTTTACCGGTTCTGTAACAAGAATTTTAGAAAAAAAACATATGGAAATTCCCGTCATTTCATTTATTGCAGATCTTGACAATGTTTCGAACTTATGGGCGGATTCAAGAGCAAAGTATATACTTTGCCCCACTAAGGAAGCAGAAGACAAAATGAAATCCTTGGGAATACCTTCAGAAAGATTAAAGGTAGTGGGCTTTCCAGTAAGGGAAGAATTTTGCAGTGATATACCGGATATTGATATAGAAGTAAAAGATTCGGCTAATGGCAGTATATCTGTGCTCTTTATAAATGGAAGCCAAGGATCCAGGCAAGTACTTAAAATGGCAAAGAAACTTCTAAAAAATGGTAAGTGCAATGTTACGATTATAGCTGGAAAGAATGAAGCTCTTAGGAAAAAGTTAGAAAAACAATTAGCAGAATATTCAGAGGAGCAGGTCAGTATAATTGGTTTCACGAAAGAAATAAAAAAATATATGACAAAAGCGGATATTCTTATCTTACGAGCTAGCCCGAATGTTTTAATGGAAGCTGTTAATTTATGCAAACCAATTATTATAACTGGCGCGTTAAAGGGGCAGGAAGAAAAAAATCCGGAGTTTATAGAAAAGTATCAATTAGGCTGTATTTGTGAAAATTATAAAAAAATATCAAGTGTAATACAAGAATTATATGCATTTAATCAAAAAAAGATAGTATATCTTAAGAATAATATGGCTCGTTTTCGAAATCCTAAAGCAGCATATAACATAGCAGTATTTATAATTCAGCAATGTAATCAGCAAATCAAGGAGTATAGAAATACAAAGGAAATAAAATCAAATCCGGTAATTCATGATATAATTTCTCAATAA
- a CDS encoding phosphatase PAP2 family protein: MKRLRNFIKTHRHFYWVLMLIPILIWFKYLEVTLVPEYMVYSPLDDLIPMVPVLIVPYLLWFPYIAYGVIYTGIYSKRDFYRLLIFLAGGMSIAYIIYMIYPNGQELRPAVLGNDPFSFMVRLIYETDTPTNICPSVHVINSIAVHSALCHSKAFERVKYGKQKSGILMVLICLSTVMIKQHSIVDVAGGIMISVLFNILLYHAIEPKEKRKEYSLSHCVEED; this comes from the coding sequence TTGAAACGATTGAGGAACTTTATAAAAACCCATAGGCATTTCTATTGGGTACTTATGTTGATACCTATTTTAATCTGGTTTAAATATTTGGAGGTAACTTTAGTACCAGAGTATATGGTATACAGTCCGCTGGATGATCTGATTCCTATGGTACCTGTATTGATTGTCCCTTATTTGCTGTGGTTTCCCTATATAGCTTATGGTGTCATTTATACCGGGATTTATTCTAAAAGAGACTTTTATCGGCTGCTTATCTTTTTAGCAGGAGGAATGAGTATCGCTTATATTATCTATATGATTTACCCGAATGGTCAGGAGTTAAGGCCTGCTGTTCTGGGAAATGATCCGTTTTCTTTTATGGTAAGGCTCATTTATGAAACGGATACTCCAACCAATATCTGTCCAAGTGTTCATGTAATCAACTCCATTGCGGTACATTCAGCCCTATGTCACTCAAAGGCATTTGAGAGGGTGAAATACGGAAAACAAAAATCAGGCATATTAATGGTATTGATCTGTCTATCAACAGTTATGATTAAGCAGCATTCCATAGTAGATGTAGCCGGAGGGATCATGATAAGTGTACTTTTTAATATACTGCTTTATCATGCAATTGAACCTAAGGAAAAAAGGAAAGAATACTCCTTATCCCATTGTGTAGAGGAGGATTAG
- a CDS encoding phytoene desaturase family protein, translating into MKNIVIIGSGIGGLIAGNLLAKNSYKVTIFESHSMPGGYTAGFYRNGYYFESGTLSFEASASVFKAMKDIGVFEKIDFVKQKMRFVSEDIDGIPENYDNFKKMIYSAFPSDKEKLDRVFLDLDKIVDLMGNVDEPMPFLLSGLKLLKLMIPYIMNSPKVTKLSKKYGDMTSSDFAQIYFEKNSKLFKLFSGFGYPDMPAMFVGASLPGMLTDYWTVKGGMQSWADVLAENFRKLGGVLKLSSFVDKIITKNGVAIGVSCKNTIYEADYVISAGDYKKTFLKLLDDNSLIPQELLNNINRSAVSESFFTVYLGLNMSTEELGKYMKVPHVIFFNNNPDYDIYNSQDREFFSKTSVSLYSPSMINPNHVPKGKASLMLQTMVPHHWMNNWGKGDKEIYKQLKEKAMYAMIERASRLIPNLKEYVEYKDAATPLTYERFTHNTDGASSSWSWNPKKKFYKNTMSVNVKTPVKNLYIGSCWAMQIGGVPGALAAAYQCVKKIK; encoded by the coding sequence ATGAAAAATATAGTAATAATCGGTTCGGGAATTGGTGGCCTTATTGCAGGAAACCTTCTTGCAAAGAATAGCTATAAAGTAACCATATTTGAATCTCACAGCATGCCTGGCGGCTATACTGCCGGATTTTATAGGAATGGTTATTATTTTGAGAGCGGTACTCTTTCTTTTGAAGCCTCAGCATCAGTATTTAAGGCAATGAAGGATATCGGAGTGTTTGAAAAGATAGACTTCGTGAAACAGAAAATGAGATTTGTTTCGGAGGATATTGATGGGATTCCTGAGAATTACGATAATTTTAAAAAAATGATTTACTCTGCTTTTCCATCCGATAAAGAAAAGCTTGATAGGGTGTTTTTAGATTTGGATAAAATAGTTGATCTAATGGGGAACGTAGATGAACCCATGCCGTTTCTTTTAAGTGGACTTAAATTATTAAAATTAATGATTCCATATATCATGAACAGTCCAAAAGTGACGAAACTATCGAAAAAGTACGGAGATATGACCTCGTCGGATTTTGCCCAAATTTATTTTGAAAAAAACTCAAAATTGTTTAAGCTGTTCAGCGGATTTGGATATCCGGATATGCCGGCCATGTTTGTAGGCGCCAGTTTACCAGGAATGCTCACCGATTATTGGACTGTGAAAGGTGGGATGCAGTCATGGGCCGACGTTCTAGCTGAAAACTTCAGGAAGTTGGGTGGAGTTTTGAAACTGAGCTCATTTGTTGATAAGATAATCACAAAAAATGGAGTGGCAATTGGAGTTTCATGTAAAAACACCATTTATGAAGCAGATTATGTTATTTCTGCCGGAGATTATAAGAAAACCTTCTTGAAACTTTTAGATGACAATAGTCTTATTCCACAGGAACTCCTGAACAATATTAACAGGTCTGCTGTTTCAGAGAGCTTTTTCACAGTATATTTGGGGTTAAATATGTCAACTGAAGAACTTGGCAAATATATGAAAGTTCCTCATGTAATTTTTTTTAATAATAACCCTGATTATGATATTTATAATTCACAAGATCGAGAGTTTTTCAGTAAGACGTCTGTTTCACTTTATTCACCGTCAATGATAAATCCCAATCATGTTCCCAAAGGAAAAGCCTCATTGATGCTTCAGACTATGGTGCCTCACCATTGGATGAATAATTGGGGTAAAGGTGACAAGGAGATATATAAACAATTGAAAGAAAAAGCTATGTATGCAATGATAGAAAGGGCATCAAGACTGATCCCTAATTTAAAGGAATATGTCGAATATAAAGATGCTGCAACTCCACTGACTTATGAAAGATTTACCCATAATACCGATGGAGCAAGTTCCTCATGGAGTTGGAACCCAAAGAAGAAGTTCTATAAAAACACTATGAGCGTGAATGTAAAAACACCGGTAAAAAATCTATATATTGGTTCATGCTGGGCAATGCAGATTGGTGGTGTGCCCGGTGCTCTTGCAGCAGCTTACCAATGTGTTAAAAAGATAAAATGA
- a CDS encoding flavodoxin family protein: MKVAVISYSLTGNNEALANSIAEELVVEHIKIKETKSRTISSIVLDMIFNRTPQVQTTPDKLGNYDLILFFAPIWMGQVATPLRAYLKHLKTNPCKYAFISISGGADGANPKLAGELKKRVGKEPDALMDLHIADLLTSDPKPTRKDTSAYRINNGDIKKLTDIIIKTVREMIQN, translated from the coding sequence ATGAAAGTGGCAGTTATTTCCTATTCGTTAACCGGCAACAACGAAGCTTTAGCCAACAGTATAGCAGAAGAACTTGTAGTGGAACACATCAAAATTAAAGAAACTAAATCTAGGACTATTAGTTCAATTGTTCTGGACATGATTTTTAACAGAACACCACAGGTACAAACAACACCTGATAAATTAGGAAATTATGATTTGATTCTCTTTTTTGCACCAATTTGGATGGGACAAGTGGCTACACCGCTTCGTGCTTACTTAAAGCACCTTAAAACAAATCCCTGTAAATATGCTTTCATTTCAATAAGCGGTGGGGCCGATGGTGCAAATCCAAAACTAGCAGGTGAATTGAAAAAAAGAGTGGGAAAGGAACCTGACGCACTTATGGATCTGCATATCGCTGATCTATTGACTTCTGACCCGAAGCCAACTCGAAAAGATACATCAGCTTATCGAATAAATAACGGAGATATTAAAAAATTAACTGATATAATTATAAAAACTGTAAGAGAAATGATTCAAAACTAG
- a CDS encoding FMN-binding protein, whose translation MKKQGKRKIGWVIFLAIIAVLGIVGAVGWRYISKEHNEAKNLSLDAVNFSKLNDGTYIGEYEGGIYKWRANKVQVTVSSGKITDIKILEHKENQKPEFTGELYNRVIKAQSLHVDVISGATLTSKAYLKPVENALIKAQKK comes from the coding sequence ATGAAAAAACAGGGAAAAAGAAAAATTGGATGGGTTATTTTTCTTGCAATTATTGCTGTATTAGGTATAGTAGGAGCAGTGGGCTGGCGGTATATATCAAAAGAACATAATGAAGCTAAAAATCTTTCTCTTGACGCTGTGAATTTCAGCAAGCTGAACGACGGTACTTATATCGGGGAGTACGAAGGCGGGATTTACAAATGGAGAGCCAATAAAGTACAGGTTACCGTGTCCTCGGGCAAGATTACTGATATTAAAATACTAGAGCATAAAGAAAATCAAAAGCCAGAATTTACAGGCGAGCTATATAATAGAGTAATAAAAGCCCAGTCGCTGCATGTAGATGTCATCAGTGGAGCTACTCTTACTTCAAAAGCCTATTTGAAGCCTGTGGAAAATGCTCTCATTAAGGCACAGAAAAAATAG
- a CDS encoding TetR/AcrR family transcriptional regulator: MIDKKADILKCGRELFSSKGFKDTSIAEITKMAGMATGTFYNYYPSKDKLFMEIYLEENVKLKRNIMESVDLEASPIDVMKKIMFLNLKGMTSNPILKEWYNRDVFNKIEQSFREENGFDCVAFLYDNFIEIVKKWQIKGKMRNDIDAEMIMAIFSALVNIETHKEEIGLRYFPQVLEYLAEFTMKGLMDCSGKE, translated from the coding sequence ATGATTGATAAAAAAGCGGATATATTAAAGTGTGGGAGGGAGTTGTTCAGTTCCAAAGGGTTCAAAGATACAAGTATTGCTGAAATAACAAAAATGGCTGGTATGGCTACCGGTACTTTTTATAATTATTATCCTTCAAAAGATAAGCTGTTTATGGAGATTTATTTGGAAGAAAACGTGAAACTAAAAAGGAACATAATGGAATCTGTTGATTTAGAAGCCAGCCCCATAGATGTTATGAAGAAAATCATGTTTCTGAATCTCAAAGGAATGACATCAAATCCCATCTTAAAAGAATGGTATAACAGAGATGTTTTTAATAAAATAGAACAAAGTTTTCGTGAGGAAAACGGATTTGATTGTGTTGCTTTTTTATATGACAATTTTATTGAAATAGTAAAAAAATGGCAAATTAAAGGGAAAATGAGAAATGACATAGATGCTGAGATGATTATGGCGATTTTTTCTGCCTTAGTTAATATAGAAACACACAAGGAAGAGATTGGACTTAGATATTTTCCACAAGTTTTAGAATACTTAGCGGAATTTACAATGAAAGGCCTGATGGATTGCTCTGGAAAAGAATAA
- the mef(A) gene encoding macrolide efflux MFS transporter Mef(A): MTKENSNWKQKFFTIWTGQAVSLITSAILQMTIIFYLTEKTQSAVVLSMASLIGFLPYAVFGPAIGVLVDRYDRKMIMIYADLIIALAGGVLALIAIYMELPVWIVMVVLFIRSVGTAFHSPALSAVTPLLVPEEELTKCAGYSQSLQSISYILSPAAAAFLYSVWELNAIIAIDVVGAVIACIAVALVHIPKVNIEQENLKRNFIEEMKQGLFVLKENKGLFALLLIGTLYMLVYMPINALYPLISMEHFAGTPMHISITEIAYAAGMLTGGLLLGLFGGYKKRITLITASIFMMGVSLTISGLLPSNGFIFFVLCCGIMGLSVPFYSGVQTALFQEKIKPEYLGRVFSLTGSIISLAMPFGLILSGAFADRIGVSHWFLLSGILIIGISVLCPLVPAIRKLEQK; encoded by the coding sequence ATGACAAAAGAAAATTCAAATTGGAAACAAAAATTTTTTACTATATGGACAGGACAAGCAGTTTCACTTATTACTAGTGCTATTCTGCAGATGACGATTATCTTTTACCTTACGGAAAAAACTCAATCTGCAGTGGTGTTGTCAATGGCTTCATTAATTGGCTTTCTGCCATATGCGGTTTTTGGACCTGCCATTGGTGTATTGGTTGACCGTTATGATCGAAAGATGATTATGATTTATGCTGATTTAATTATTGCTTTGGCTGGTGGGGTATTAGCTCTTATTGCAATATACATGGAACTGCCAGTCTGGATAGTTATGGTAGTTTTGTTCATTCGCAGTGTTGGAACAGCTTTCCATTCTCCTGCACTAAGTGCGGTAACTCCTCTTTTAGTGCCAGAAGAAGAATTAACTAAATGTGCTGGTTACAGTCAATCTTTGCAGTCCATAAGCTACATTCTTAGTCCAGCTGCTGCGGCTTTTTTATATTCTGTTTGGGAACTAAATGCAATCATAGCTATAGATGTGGTAGGTGCTGTGATTGCATGTATTGCGGTGGCACTTGTTCACATTCCCAAGGTTAATATAGAGCAAGAGAACTTAAAGCGAAATTTTATTGAAGAGATGAAACAAGGGCTTTTTGTCTTGAAAGAAAATAAAGGATTATTTGCCTTGTTATTGATAGGAACACTATATATGTTAGTTTATATGCCAATCAATGCACTTTATCCACTAATCAGCATGGAACACTTTGCCGGAACACCGATGCATATCTCTATTACAGAGATAGCCTATGCCGCTGGAATGCTCACAGGAGGTTTGCTATTAGGACTGTTTGGTGGCTATAAAAAGCGAATCACCTTAATAACAGCGTCTATTTTTATGATGGGAGTTAGTTTGACTATTTCGGGGCTACTTCCTTCAAATGGATTCATCTTTTTTGTTTTGTGTTGTGGAATTATGGGACTTTCAGTTCCATTTTACAGCGGCGTTCAAACAGCCCTTTTTCAGGAGAAAATTAAACCTGAATATTTGGGACGTGTATTTTCTCTAACAGGGAGCATCATATCTCTAGCTATGCCTTTTGGCTTAATTCTTTCAGGAGCGTTTGCTGACAGAATCGGCGTGAGCCATTGGTTCTTGCTGTCTGGCATTTTAATCATTGGAATTTCGGTACTTTGTCCACTGGTTCCAGCTATCAGAAAACTGGAACAGAAATAA
- a CDS encoding DUF6442 family protein has product MKNSIHYITIIIGLLLLSIGLYLVKAIIKPIDPQGMMKALPYICIGLGCGIFGRGMGEIISHRAIKNYPDIKKQIEIDTQDERNSAIRNRAKAKGYDMMIFIFGALMVAFALMGIDLTVLLLLVFAYLFVVGYSSYYRYKYDKEM; this is encoded by the coding sequence ATGAAAAATAGTATTCATTACATTACAATTATAATTGGATTATTGTTGCTAAGTATAGGATTATATCTCGTTAAAGCAATTATTAAGCCTATTGACCCACAAGGAATGATGAAAGCTCTACCGTATATTTGTATCGGCCTTGGATGTGGCATTTTTGGTCGTGGTATGGGGGAAATAATCAGCCACAGAGCAATTAAAAATTATCCTGATATAAAAAAACAAATAGAAATTGATACACAGGATGAACGTAATAGTGCTATTAGAAACAGGGCAAAAGCGAAGGGATACGATATGATGATATTTATATTTGGTGCTTTGATGGTTGCCTTTGCTTTAATGGGTATTGATTTAACAGTTCTTCTTCTTTTAGTTTTTGCATATCTCTTTGTTGTAGGATATAGTAGTTATTATCGTTACAAATATGATAAAGAGATGTAG
- a CDS encoding helix-turn-helix transcriptional regulator, with the protein MKNRLEEIRKQHGIKQEDLAAALGVSRQTIGSLENGRYNPSIILAFKIAKYFNMSIEEIFIYEEEKK; encoded by the coding sequence GTGAAAAATCGATTAGAAGAAATACGAAAGCAACATGGCATAAAGCAGGAAGATTTGGCAGCGGCACTTGGAGTATCAAGGCAGACAATCGGTTCACTTGAAAATGGTAGATATAACCCGTCAATAATATTGGCATTTAAAATAGCAAAATACTTTAATATGAGCATTGAAGAGATTTTTATTTATGAGGAGGAGAAAAAATGA
- a CDS encoding pentapeptide repeat-containing protein yields MIYTYKDKYTKELRVDCKECFGLCCVALYFSASEGFPTNKEAGKPCINLQSNFNCSVHKNLRNKGLKGCTAYDCFGAGQKVSQVTFSGHDWLKNPECANKMFETFLIMRQLHEMLWYLTEAFILQKDPHIKEKISSLIDNTKQLTLLDVDFLLTLDIAAHRTKVNVLLKNTSNLVRTKFHRKKNITSRSCNVTFPRSDYFGSDLRKTNLRGADLRGACLIAANIRGVDLSWADLIGADLRDADLSGANLTNSIFLTQAQINTAKGDSHTKLPIMIVRPTYWSK; encoded by the coding sequence ATGATATATACATACAAAGATAAGTATACTAAAGAATTAAGGGTTGATTGTAAAGAATGTTTCGGGCTATGTTGTGTAGCATTGTATTTTTCGGCGTCAGAAGGCTTTCCAACGAATAAAGAGGCTGGCAAACCTTGTATAAACTTACAGTCTAACTTTAATTGCTCTGTTCACAAAAATTTGAGAAATAAGGGGCTTAAGGGATGTACTGCTTATGATTGCTTTGGTGCTGGTCAGAAGGTATCACAAGTTACTTTTAGTGGACATGATTGGCTTAAAAACCCGGAATGTGCTAATAAAATGTTTGAAACATTTTTGATTATGCGACAGCTTCATGAGATGCTATGGTATCTTACTGAAGCATTTATTCTGCAAAAAGACCCTCATATTAAGGAGAAGATAAGTTCATTAATAGACAATACTAAACAACTTACTCTTCTTGATGTTGACTTTCTATTAACATTGGATATAGCAGCTCATCGAACTAAAGTTAACGTACTGCTAAAAAATACCAGCAACTTAGTACGTACTAAGTTCCACAGAAAAAAGAATATTACTTCAAGAAGTTGTAATGTCACCTTTCCTAGATCAGATTATTTTGGATCGGATCTGAGAAAAACCAACCTTAGAGGTGCAGACTTGAGGGGAGCCTGTCTTATTGCGGCAAACATTAGGGGAGTTGATTTAAGTTGGGCTGATCTAATTGGAGCTGATTTAAGAGATGCCGATCTTAGTGGAGCTAATCTAACAAATAGTATTTTTCTTACTCAAGCCCAAATCAATACGGCTAAGGGAGATTCACATACAAAGCTACCTATCATGATAGTTCGCCCGACCTATTGGTCAAAATAA
- a CDS encoding zinc ribbon domain-containing protein: protein MIEDNKIIVIGNLSQEKMIKNSEIKKFNRSIKENWGLGKFKTYLTYKAKLHDVEIVKINEAYTSKICSNCGNQVILRFRWSLLVRNAFLHLNFRRTYPEA from the coding sequence ATGATAGAAGATAATAAAATTATAGTTATAGGGAATTTATCACAAGAGAAAATGATAAAAAACTCAGAGATTAAAAAGTTTAATAGAAGTATTAAGGAAAATTGGGGATTAGGCAAGTTTAAAACCTATTTAACATACAAGGCAAAATTGCATGATGTTGAAATAGTAAAGATTAACGAAGCATATACTTCAAAGATTTGTTCAAATTGTGGGAATCAAGTGATTCTTAGGTTCAGGTGGAGTTTGCTTGTAAGGAATGCCTTTCTCCATCTGAACTTTAGAAGAACTTATCCAGAGGCGTAG
- a CDS encoding IS607 family transposase, with amino-acid sequence MYSIGKFAEKLGVTIQTLRNWDKEGKLSPIKLDSGHRRYTEEHLLKALNMIRKPLLRKTLIYARVSSNKQKNELKHQLENLKQFCIAKGYVIDEIFSDIGSALNYNRPEFQKMWDLILSNQVERIIIAYKDRFARFGYDFFETMCKRFNIEIVIMNKAEEKTYEQEMIEDLMTIVHVFSARLYGSRSYKQKKLINVVKEVIKEDVQEER; translated from the coding sequence ATGTATTCGATAGGAAAATTTGCCGAAAAATTAGGTGTTACAATACAAACATTAAGAAATTGGGACAAAGAAGGGAAATTAAGTCCTATAAAGTTGGATAGTGGACATAGAAGGTATACAGAAGAACATTTATTGAAGGCTTTAAATATGATTCGAAAACCTTTATTACGAAAGACATTAATATATGCAAGAGTATCTTCAAATAAGCAAAAAAATGAATTAAAACATCAACTTGAAAACTTAAAACAATTTTGTATAGCTAAAGGCTATGTTATTGACGAAATATTTTCTGATATAGGAAGTGCTTTAAATTATAATAGGCCTGAGTTTCAGAAAATGTGGGATTTAATATTATCTAATCAAGTTGAAAGAATTATTATAGCTTATAAAGATAGATTTGCAAGATTTGGATATGACTTCTTTGAAACTATGTGTAAAAGATTTAATATAGAGATTGTTATTATGAATAAAGCAGAAGAAAAAACATATGAACAAGAAATGATAGAAGATTTAATGACAATAGTTCATGTTTTTTCTGCAAGGCTTTATGGAAGTAGAAGTTATAAACAAAAAAAGTTAATCAACGTGGTAAAGGAAGTAATAAAAGAAGATGTTCAAGAAGAAAGATGA